The genomic region tttttgttttcaacatCTAAAAGATAAACTAtccttttcagaataaaatctTTACAAAAGCTAGTTCTTGTGTTTATCTACAGGGCAGAGTTATGTGGCACAGATTAACACACTGTTTGGCACAAGGTACCTCACACCATTGCTACTACACAGTCGCGGGGACCAGCTGCCTAACGTGATTGCTGCTACAGCCTAGTCTCACAAAAGGAGGAGCTGGTTATGAGTTCTTAAGTGAGCAGCCCTTGATTTGGAATTTTATTCAAAGTGACAAATCTATTCTGGGACTGATCCTTTAAGTGAAAATGGCaagtttatctttcagttccAAAATGAGCACATTCAGGAAAACCAGTCAGAAGGAAAGTATAATGTAATTAGTGCTcacttttctgttctcttgtcAAGTCATTTATTCCTGTAGAAGTTAGTGTGTATCAAACTTACACTAATGCTTTTGGCAACACCGCTTTCCCTCTCTATGTTAACATCAATAACCAGCGATTTTAAGAGGGGCCAATTCCATTACAAAGAAAGGATGTTTCCATTTGGAAACTGAACAGGAAGTGATCTCACACATTTTACATTTTGTACGTATACCAGCAGCACATGTGGGCCCCTGCAattcaaaaggcaaaataactACCCAAAACAGATCTGTACGTGACCTCTCAGCATTTCTCACATCTCAGTTATCACATAGGAGATGCAAATAGTTATAGCAACAAGCTAGGTAGCTGCttaagaagtattttattttccactacATAATCTTCCAAAAAATCCTGCTCTAGGCTGGAAGACAGGCCTGCCTACTATAATACTGTCTTCAGTTCCTCTTACCCTACAGACAGTGCAGGTATATATCAAGGCAGCCTTCGCTGCGGCCTTCTGATCAtgtccttgtttctttttttgctcaGCTTGCTTTTTGGCATTTTTCTGTTGCGACTGAATCTTCTGCTGTCCACGAGCCATATCTACAACAAAAGGAAGACATTTAGTCTATGAATGAGAGAAACTACTGCTGCTAGCCAACTCAGAAGCCATAACCATGAGCATAAAGCAGTCGTGTGCTTTGTCTGTAAGGCTTACAACTCCCACAGCTCATACACAACACACGTCTGTTCAAGCTCTTTCACTATGTAAAGAAAGACTCGCTGGCTTTAGTATCGTTCTTAAAATACGCACCACAATTATTAGGCAATTTTAAGGTTTCTTTCTCTACAAAACCTCAAAGTCTACTTTAGAAAAGTGTTTTCAATAGTCACAATAATTAAAGTTTCCTTTACGGTTAATAGAAATTTATTCTCTATTTCCACAGGTTCAGTAAAATTTAGGAGGCTTGTTGCtcttgttttttaaagcttaaGACTCAACCTTTATTTCTGGAACTTCAAACATGTTCCAGGAAAGGCAAATCAAAGCATTATCCAATTTGTATTACTGTCTTCTGGTATATATGCTTGTGAGCTGCTTTAGATTTGGGAATGCCAAAACCAGTAAGTCATACCTCTttatttaaagctatttttacaGGTGGCCGTTCTTTTTGATTTTCAGCTGACTTTACATGCATATGTAGTTCTTAAGAAGCAGCAAAACTGTCCCCACCAGAAGCGATGAATCTACATATCACAGCAGCATCAAGGCAGGAAATACTATTGCCATAAGCCATTAGAAGGTCCAccacaaaaagaaattacatacaTTACATATATTTCAGGGAGCAGCAAACCAAATACTCTACAGCAGTAACACTCCACCTGCACGCAGCCCACCAGGCCACCCAATTCAGCTTGCACTCCCTCTCCAGTTCAGACCCCAGGCAGGACTGCGTGCACCGACAGAGGTGGCTGCAGAGCGTGGTGATATAACCCTGCAGCCCACTCTCTGCACTTATCTTTCTCACAGTCCCTCACAGCCCACACACAATCCAGTGGTGCAGCTCTCACAGAGGAACAAGACTTACTACGCAAGCAGAGAACAGCCTAGCAAGTCCATTATCTTCAGGACAACTAGTAAAGTAACATTCCCAGGAGATTGGCTGGCTAGCTGGTTACTGCCCCTCTGAGCAACCTAGTACTCACGAGACATGCTGTGTGGCCACAACAGATCTGTCATGGGGCCCTTCCCACAAGGACAGATCGCCTTCCACTACAAGAGGGAGAATGGCCTATCTAAAGCCTGCATCCTCTGGTAAATATGCATGAAAAGCCCTTAAAACCATTgcgaaaaaaatgcagtttctgtGAAATGTCAACTGCACCTGGATATTCACTACTATAGCAAGAATTTCTGGACATGTAGCATCGCAGTGTTTAACACTGAGCAAAAAACCATCCAGAGACCTAAACAGCTCTTCCACCTCTCAGGCCACAGTCCAGTTCTGCTGTGGTATTTAACACCAGCATGTAACCCTTTGCAGAAGTATTATACTACATTTCAGCCTTCCCTCCCTATTCCCCATCAGTTTCTCTAAAGGACAATTCAGAAGTCCCTATGTctaaaaaaactgaaaagaacaaaacacaaccTCCATTAACAAGCATACAGAAATATAAGTTTCCATAAGACACAGCATTGAATGTCAGTAAGACTAAAAATACCGATCAAATTATCACTGTATGCTACAGCTACTCTGCAACATTCCAGCCAGGGCCTCATGCTGCTTGTGTAGAACATAACTCAACAAGAACACTGAAttacaattaaaaacaaaataaacccccaaaaaagcaagagagaagaTATATTTCCAATATCTTTGCATTCACTGGAATGAACAgtaggttttattttggttctATTTCACCAGCATCCACAAGTCAGGGGGTTCCTGACAGAAAATACTCAGGTGTAATTAAAATATCAATGATTTTCATAGAGTATTTGCATATGAATTTGTATTTTAGTCTCTTATTAAGAGCTTTTAAAGAAAGACCTTGCAACAACCAACCACACTGACCCTGCATTTCGCAACACTGCTGGTTTTAGCTaagacaaacaagaaaacatgaacaaaacCATCTGCTTAAAAACATAAACCTCCATATGAGGCCTGAGAGCAAAAATCTGAGCATTTAAATACCGCAAGTTACACTGATACAGCTGAAACACACTGAGTAAATGCTCAATTACTAGAGAATCAGGATTTCTGGGGCGTACTTAGAACACCACAAAAATGACACTGGAGTTCAttcagaagaatcatagaatgatagaatagtttgggttggaagggaccctaaagatcacccagttccaaccccctgccatgggcaggggcacctcccaccagatcaggctgcctaaggccccatccaacctggccttgaacacctccaggtgttccctgagcaacctgtgccagtgtctcaccactctcatggtgaagaaatttctcctttcgtctagtctaaatgtgcccctctacagtttatacccattgcccctagtcctatcactacaagcctttgtaaacagtcccccccagctttcttgtagccccttccgatactggaaggtcactataaagtctcctcggagccttctcgtctccaggctgaacaaccccaacactctcagcccgtcctcatatgggaagtgctccagccctctgaccatccttgtagcctcctctggatccgttcCAACCGCCCCGTATCctccttatgctgaggattcctcGGCTGGACGCAGTACTCCAGaggaggtctcacaagagcggagcagaggatcagaatcgcctccctcgccccgccggccccgctcGTTTCGCTGCGGCCCAGGCCGCGGCTGGCTGCACCACAGCGGCCTCAGCACCGGCCCCGCCAGGCCGCGTCCTGCTGCCGCCGAGCGCGGGGCCCCCGCGGCGGGCCCGgcggctcctcctcctcccgccccgctcccccgcGGCTGCTCTCCCCTCGCCCCCGGACCCCGCTCACCCGGGTGGGAGCGCGGCCCTGGCCGAGcgggaggagaaggctccgcgcggccccgcagccgccgccgcaCCGAGacgagggagaaggggaggggggcgggAAGGGCGCAGGGCGCATGCGCGGACCCGCCCCGCCGGCCCCCGGCGGCGCGCGCGCGTTACATAAGGCtgtgggggaaaaggaaggcGCGCGCCGCGGGACGGGAGCGGAGCGGAGCTTGGCGGGGCCGCGCCCGCAGAGAACCCGGAAGAGGCGGGGCCGGCACGCGCTGCCCCCGCGTGGCCGGGATTGGCGGGACCCCGTCTGTGCCGGGGCCCGCAGAGCCCGGGCCCGAGCCCCGCGGAGCTGCGGGTTCCTAGGGAGCCCCGTGCCCGTCGCGGTCAGCTCCGCGTCCGGCTGCGAGACGCTTTGTGCCTGGCCGTGGGCCGCTGACTTTGTGGCTGTGGGCAGCCCTGTGCCTGCCGTGGGCGGCGAGCAGCTCCGTATCAGCCCTGTGCCTGCCGTGCCTGGCCACGGACAGCTCTGTACCGTCGGTGTTCGGCCGTGGGCAGCCCTGCGACAGCTCTGGGCGTGTTCTTGCAGCTCTGTACCAGCTCTGTGCCTGCCGTGCCTGGCCGTGGGCAGCTCTATACCAGTTCTGTGCTTGGCCGTGGACAGCTTTGTACCTGCAGTGCCTGGCCGTGGGCGGCTCTATACCAGTGGTGCTTGGCTGTGGGTAACCCTAGGCCTGCCGTGCCTGGCCATGGGCAGCCCTGTGCCAGCCCTGTACCAGCCCTGTGCCCACTCTACatggtcacagaatcatagaatcaccaggttggaaaagacccactggatcattgattCTAACtcttcctatcaatcactaaaccctgcccctcagcacctcgtccacctgtcccttaaacacctccaggctaggtgactcaaccacctccctgggtagcctgttccagtgcccaatgaccttttccatgaaaatttttttcctaatgtccagcctaatgGGCAGCCCTCAGTGTGGCCGTGGGCAGCTCTGTGCCTGCTGTGGGTGACTGCGTGGCCGTGGGCAGCTGTGTCCCCGCTGTGCTGCAGTGCCGGTGGGACTGCGGAAGGCGCCTGCCCTCACGCCACTGTCTCCTCTCTTCCCAGCAAGCGCTGCTCGCAGCCACATTCCTCTGCGCTTAGCGTACAGACGCAGCCTAAAAATAGTTGCCGCTCCTCCTCAGTGGGATCCAGAGAAATGGCTCTGGAGAGGCTGTAGGGAAGGGACTGGAGATGATGAAATCCTGTTCAGGAGGCAGTTTGTGCAGGAGGCTCACACAGAGGCTAGAAGGATTAAACGAATTGAAAGCAGAAGGTGACAGCCTGAGATGAGAGAAACAGAATTTGTTTCAAGTTGAAAGTACACTGGGTCTTGTTTTGGCGTTTAAGGCAAGGACCGCAGAGAAGTCATTTACAGGCTGTGTTCACAGGACAAGTGTTCTGAAAGGTATTAGCTTGCATGAGTAGAGATGTAGGCAGGCCTTgtaaagaaagataaaggagtgctttattttctgttgacaTCTTCAGGCATCCCAGAGGAAGGCCAAATGTCTGTGCCTTCTCAAAGtgtaggaaaaggagaaaaggaggtggtGTTTCTGCTCAGACATGATATTCTGACACTGAGCAATTGTTGtggctttaaaataaacctGGAGTTTTTAGCAGGTCTGTAACTGGGGCCAAATGGCAAACATAATACACTTACTGGGGGAATTACTAGGTATTGCCTTCACATTTTACAGGGGCTCAGGCTTGAGGATTGCTATGTTCCCTTCTGAtctgagagagagggagagcaaTGAAAAATGCCCAAAGTAATACAGCGAACATTTTGGGCCATCATCGAGTCATGCCCAGAGCGTGATGCACTTAGAGGAGAGCTGCATAGCAGATTTCTGACACTTAAGTCACTGGAAGTAGCTCTGGACGTGACAACATCTAAGACAGTCAAACATAAGCCTATGACAACAAATTGAGCTTCATTTTTCCTAACATTCTTGTTTGCAATGATGTCTTTCACATTAAACTGACAGCACTGGAAATGCTTATGCCTGGGCAGTGCAATCCACACTGCGTTAAAATAATTGTGTCAGTACATTCTGAACTTCATTAAAACAAGAAACCATAAAACCCACTGAAAGTACAATTACGTGTGCTTGTGGGGTGGTAGGGAGAGGTGGGCATTTTGGGTGCTGTGCTTGGAAGCAGGTGACTTTCAGAATGAGGTTTTGCTTTGATCAGAGAGAAGATCACTGAGTGAAAAAGTAGCCTCTTTCCTGGCTGATGCTATTTTAGGAGGACTTCTGGTCTCAGATGTGTCACTGGAGGCTGCTTTCAAGGGTTGTGTCCCCATACCACAGCAATGCTATGCACCTGGCTGGATGagaatttcaaataaaacaaatctcCTGAAGGCACATTTTGCTCTGGCTGGTTATTAcacctttttctgcttttgggaGAATAGAAGCCCTCCTTCCAGGACAGGGGATCGCAGCATTCCCTCTGGCTGCTCTGTCCCTCTACCCCTCTGTGCAGTAGGTCCTGGTCACAGAGTCTGTCCCTGTAGTGCCCAAATCATGGCTCTGCAGCTTAGGTGCTTCCAAAGAGACCCTTTGAGAAGTAAAAACCTCGTGTGAAAGAAGAATACAAGCCCCCATAATTGGGATGTCGACTATGAagggaataaaggaaaaattcctATTcactttcaatattttttcagaatttattactTGCAAAAACCTATTTATCCCACCAAAAGGGATGTTTCTGTGCACATGTGCAGGTTAGCAGAGAGACACAGTGTGGATATAATGAGCTGGTCGAGAGGCAAGGCTGGTCTGAGTCCTGGATGCTTTGCATAGCTCTGACAAAATGAACCCTTGTAACTGCAGTTTATCTGGCTTACGGACTTCCTCTGCTTTGTGTTGCTCCCATGTGAGGTGAAGCAATCCAGAGTACATGAATGAAAGTATAAATagaagttaaaatgaaaaacaaatgcaatctTTAGTCTgaaatgttgtatttttaaatggctaGTAATATACTGCAGCATTTTTCTATGTGCTTCTTGTTTAATTGttgttttctaatttaaaaacaacTCATAAACCCTACAGATATTACTGGGTATTCTGAGTGAGAATCAAGTAGAGAACCTCTCAGTAGTTAAGGCAGACCAAAACACAAGGAGTTTGTTATTATCCCCAAGCCAAACCTTACAAAAATGTTTCAGTGCTTACAATTCACTGAAATCAGTAGTGGCATCATAGCAGAGAAAACAGCTCCATAGTGGTATGGGTAAAGCCTTTGAGCTATTATGGAGGCCACCCAAGTagtaaaaatttttaaaaaagccctaACATTATTATCTTCTCCTGGTGAGACAGCTGATGAGAATCAAAGCTCCAGTTTGAGGCAAAACATGAACATGGTGAACAACATgatcagaaaaagcagaatgctggTCTGCTTGAGAGGAAAGCAGCAAAGGAAACTGGGAGGAGCAATGCTGTTAGGCAGGATTATTTGTTAGTTGCTTTGGTTTTAAAACTGTCTTGattgtttgttattttcatgCTTATTTCTCATCTCTTTGGATTCCAGCCCCCCATCATTTTTTGTGCCTGCACAGAGGTGCAATTTTGTTCTTTAGATCAAAAGACTTGTTCTGCTCAAGAGTGACTTGTTGACACTTGAATTTTGTTGCTAGTCAGTTTGAGCTCTCACCTCAGCGTGACAGGTGGCCCTGATGCAATTCCCTGCTATGAACCAGCTGATGTTTTAGCATGTGTCATTAAACCCATTTTGAAAGCAACTGTTCTGAGGTGCAGGGCAAGTTTGCTCACAACAGCATAGGTGGGGCTGCATTTCCCTTCTGAGTCAAGTCCTGTCCACCTGCCAGGTCCTCCCTCTGCCATTCCCTACCACGCTCGCTGCCCGCgtctttctcctccttgttTGCTCGTGTGCTTGCTGTTGATCCAGCGTCGCATCGATCAAACATCAACTCGCCAGCTAAACAGTGGCTTGTGGCCCAGTGCTGCCCTTTGCTACTCACTTGCAGAGATACACATGCCCGTATCGTGTGCCTGGCTACTGAGTGACTTCTTTTGGTGCCCCACCATGACCCCTCAGCACATCTGAACGAGTGAAGGAAGGGGACTGGGACGTGCCCTGGGACCTGCCGCTGACAGAGATCTTCTCACTAGATTTTGTGGATGTAGACCAACGTTGATAAGAATGCAGAAGAGATGGCTCTGCAGTCAAAGGCTGTAAGATGCAGACTTTGAACCCAATATCCCGTGAAAGGATATTCAAAGCCGATGCGAGGGTGGATCTGAGTCAGTGTCACTGAGTTTCAGGGACGGGATGACAGTCGCAGGCAGAACCCCAGGCAGGCTGGAATCCTCTATGATTAGTATTGTTCGATACAAAACATCATGCAGTGGTACTTAGCCTAGCTCAGGGGCCTGACAGGGCAGTGTTTTGTTCATTTATCCTTTCTCTGCCTTATGGACTTTTAACTCTTTCCTCCCCCATGCGTTAGCATACAATTCTTTTCCctgtaaatgcatttttcacaaCCACAGCTCCAGCTCT from Phaenicophaeus curvirostris isolate KB17595 chromosome 3, BPBGC_Pcur_1.0, whole genome shotgun sequence harbors:
- the ZNF706 gene encoding zinc finger protein 706; the encoded protein is MARGQQKIQSQQKNAKKQAEQKKKQGHDQKAAAKAALIYTCTVCRTQMPDPKTFKQHFESKHPKTPLPPELADVQA